A region of Dethiosulfovibrio russensis DNA encodes the following proteins:
- the hypB gene encoding hydrogenase nickel incorporation protein HypB, giving the protein MTTKKVEVQQAVMAADLSYAQKIKDRLKEKGILMVNLIGSPGSGKTTLLEKTLGKDGLRAAVIEGDVATDRDAKRIEATGVPSIQINTDGGCHLEANWVDSTIDKLPLDELDIIFVENVGNLVCPAEFDIGEDHKVAISSVPEGPDKPLKYPLLFTEASAVVLTKTDLLPYVPFDLDLYWGDVGKMNPKAKRLDMSCAKGEGLEEWSRILRSWLEEKRNG; this is encoded by the coding sequence CGGACCTCAGCTACGCTCAGAAGATCAAGGATCGCCTGAAGGAGAAGGGAATCCTCATGGTCAATCTCATAGGCTCTCCCGGTTCCGGCAAGACCACCCTTCTGGAGAAAACCCTGGGCAAGGACGGCCTCAGAGCGGCAGTGATAGAGGGCGACGTCGCCACCGACAGGGATGCCAAGAGAATCGAGGCCACAGGTGTGCCCTCGATCCAGATAAACACCGACGGAGGTTGTCATCTCGAGGCGAACTGGGTGGACTCCACCATAGACAAGCTGCCTTTGGACGAACTGGATATAATCTTCGTCGAGAACGTGGGTAACCTGGTGTGCCCCGCCGAGTTCGACATAGGAGAGGATCACAAGGTCGCCATCTCCTCCGTGCCGGAGGGACCGGACAAACCCCTCAAGTATCCTCTGCTTTTCACCGAGGCTTCCGCCGTGGTCCTCACCAAGACGGACCTGCTGCCCTACGTGCCTTTCGACCTGGATCTCTACTGGGGCGATGTCGGTAAGATGAACCCGAAGGCGAAGCGTCTGGATATGTCCTGCGCCAAGGGAGAGGGACTGGAGGAATGGTCTCGGATCCTCCGTAGCTGGCTAGAGGAGAAAAGGAACGGATGA
- a CDS encoding ATP-dependent helicase: protein MTKDSPVLESLNPRQREAVSYEGTPLLVLAGAGSGKTRVLTSKLAWLVAERSVPPWRILAVTFTNKAAREMKDRVDSMLDGGYPYGQISTFHSFGLQMLFRNRDALEARGYRRNFVVFDRGDSLSLVKKSMKAMKLDTSQMEPSWVLECISKAKTASDPVTMDGTILEGDMAELYSRYTKSLKEQGAFDFDDLIVMPLHLMSTDRDILKKERDRLDWILVDEYQDVNRPQFALLRLLAGDSPNVMAVGDPDQSIYGWRGADMSVILGFERHFPGSKVILLEQNYRSTETILDAANSVIGNNVNRPEKRLWTARSGGEPINVVTLGDERSEARYVSDVVEELLSLGYRYTDMAVLYRMNALSRNFEQEFVKRGIPYRVVKGTAFYDRKEIKDAISYLRLAVNPRDASALARVANVPPRGLGAKGLESVENYLSTHAAEARTTWCRIADGGCGLRGKGDKGIRDLARHMISLIDIGSDLNRAVEYIMDVIGYGSYLEKGYPDQFEERRENVMELTSISPGSESLEDVLAEIALYTDQEVDDIPDGISLSSLHAAKGLEFPVVFVVGMEDGIFPHGRSLDGGRDELEEERRLCYVGMTRAEERLYLTSSRFRRLFGSVMNNDVSRFIWEIPENYRVVESRAGEGPNHVRFGNYRGYRRR from the coding sequence ATGACGAAGGACTCTCCTGTCTTAGAGAGTCTTAATCCTCGACAGAGGGAGGCGGTCTCCTACGAGGGGACCCCTCTTCTCGTCTTGGCCGGAGCCGGAAGTGGCAAGACCAGGGTCTTGACGAGCAAGCTGGCCTGGCTGGTGGCGGAGCGGTCGGTTCCTCCCTGGCGGATCCTGGCAGTCACTTTCACCAACAAGGCTGCCCGTGAGATGAAGGATAGAGTAGACTCCATGCTGGACGGCGGATACCCCTACGGTCAGATCTCCACCTTCCATTCCTTCGGGCTTCAGATGCTCTTCAGAAACAGAGACGCCCTGGAGGCCCGGGGATACAGGAGAAACTTCGTTGTCTTCGACAGAGGAGACTCGCTTTCCCTGGTGAAAAAATCCATGAAGGCCATGAAGTTGGACACCTCTCAGATGGAGCCTTCCTGGGTCCTGGAATGTATATCCAAGGCCAAGACTGCCTCGGATCCGGTTACCATGGACGGAACTATTCTGGAAGGAGATATGGCGGAGCTCTACAGTCGCTATACCAAATCCCTGAAGGAGCAGGGTGCCTTCGATTTCGACGACCTCATCGTCATGCCGCTTCATCTCATGTCCACCGATCGGGATATACTGAAAAAAGAGAGGGATAGACTGGACTGGATATTGGTGGACGAATACCAGGACGTGAACCGTCCCCAGTTCGCCCTCCTTCGCCTTCTGGCCGGAGACTCTCCTAACGTAATGGCTGTAGGGGATCCGGATCAGTCGATCTACGGATGGAGAGGGGCGGACATGTCGGTTATCCTTGGATTCGAACGGCACTTTCCCGGATCGAAGGTGATCCTCCTGGAGCAGAACTACAGATCGACCGAGACCATACTGGACGCAGCCAACTCCGTGATAGGCAACAACGTAAACCGTCCGGAAAAGAGGCTCTGGACAGCCCGTTCCGGAGGAGAGCCTATAAACGTCGTGACCTTGGGGGACGAGCGTTCCGAGGCACGTTACGTTTCCGACGTGGTCGAGGAGCTGTTGTCCCTCGGATACCGCTACACCGACATGGCGGTGCTTTACAGAATGAACGCTCTTAGCAGAAACTTCGAACAGGAGTTCGTAAAAAGGGGGATCCCTTACAGAGTCGTCAAGGGCACCGCTTTCTACGACAGAAAAGAGATAAAAGACGCCATCTCCTACCTTCGTCTAGCAGTAAACCCCAGAGACGCCAGCGCTTTGGCAAGGGTGGCCAACGTGCCCCCGAGAGGACTGGGCGCAAAGGGATTGGAGTCGGTGGAAAACTACCTCTCGACCCACGCCGCCGAGGCCAGGACGACCTGGTGTCGCATAGCGGACGGAGGTTGCGGTCTCAGGGGAAAGGGCGATAAGGGCATAAGGGATTTGGCCCGGCATATGATATCGCTGATAGACATAGGCTCCGACTTGAACCGTGCCGTTGAGTATATAATGGACGTTATAGGCTACGGATCCTACCTGGAGAAGGGGTACCCCGATCAATTCGAGGAGCGCAGGGAGAACGTTATGGAGCTTACCTCCATATCTCCCGGATCCGAGAGCCTGGAGGACGTCCTGGCCGAGATAGCCCTTTATACCGACCAAGAGGTAGACGACATACCGGATGGTATCAGCCTGTCCTCTCTCCACGCCGCCAAGGGGCTGGAATTCCCGGTAGTTTTCGTGGTTGGAATGGAGGATGGAATCTTTCCTCACGGAAGATCCCTGGATGGAGGAAGAGACGAACTGGAGGAGGAACGAAGGCTTTGTTACGTCGGAATGACCAGAGCCGAAGAGAGGCTATATCTGACCTCGTCTCGGTTTCGGCGTCTTTTCGGTTCCGTGATGAATAACGACGTTTCCAGATTCATATGGGAGATACCCGAGAACTACCGGGTCGTAGAGAGCAGAGCAGGGGAGGGACCTAATCATGTTCGTTTTGGGAATTACCGGGGATATCGGCGCCGGTAA
- the coaE gene encoding dephospho-CoA kinase (Dephospho-CoA kinase (CoaE) performs the final step in coenzyme A biosynthesis.) — protein sequence MFVLGITGDIGAGKSTVASILGNMGARVIDADQIVRRLWNHRELVDAARDRWGDSVLNEDGKISPSAVAERFFGEEKEYRWLCRLIHPMVRSEMASGLSAERGWVVVEIPLLFESDVPYWCDMTLYVTASPENRVARNSSRGLNGDELDRREKFLISSEEKKSMADLVVTNDGSLDELKDILRSHGEKMLRMSSICTVKIQCAFKKQARQLISGILGKKLAYQANLASLETAYSRYDQFLTDNWEVQFYTLAPLVPEISRVASEIIKKEPTPLAVADVLRASLSFREALCEACL from the coding sequence ATGTTCGTTTTGGGAATTACCGGGGATATCGGCGCCGGTAAGTCCACAGTGGCCTCCATCTTGGGCAACATGGGTGCCAGGGTCATAGACGCGGATCAAATAGTCCGTAGACTTTGGAACCACAGGGAGCTGGTGGACGCGGCCCGAGACAGATGGGGCGACTCCGTCTTGAACGAAGACGGAAAAATCTCCCCCTCCGCAGTCGCGGAGCGTTTTTTCGGAGAAGAGAAGGAATATCGTTGGCTTTGCCGACTAATCCATCCCATGGTCCGAAGCGAGATGGCCTCCGGGCTTTCGGCGGAACGGGGCTGGGTGGTGGTGGAGATCCCCTTGCTTTTCGAGTCCGACGTTCCCTATTGGTGCGATATGACCCTTTACGTGACGGCGTCTCCGGAAAACAGGGTAGCGAGAAACTCTTCAAGAGGCCTGAACGGAGACGAGCTGGACAGGAGAGAGAAGTTCCTCATATCCTCTGAGGAGAAGAAATCAATGGCGGATCTGGTGGTCACTAACGACGGATCCCTGGATGAACTGAAGGATATCCTGAGGTCCCACGGCGAGAAGATGCTTCGGATGTCGTCCATATGTACGGTCAAGATCCAATGCGCCTTCAAAAAACAGGCCAGACAGCTTATATCGGGCATCCTCGGCAAAAAACTGGCCTACCAGGCCAACCTTGCCTCTCTGGAGACGGCCTATTCCAGATACGACCAGTTCCTCACGGACAACTGGGAGGTCCAATTCTACACCCTGGCACCTCTGGTGCCGGAGATATCTCGAGTGGCTTCGGAGATCATAAAGAAGGAACCGACACCTCTCGCCGTAGCCGATGTCCTGAGGGCCAGCTTGTCTTTCAGAGAGGCCCTCTGTGAGGCCTGTCTTTGA
- a CDS encoding CBS domain-containing protein, producing MKVITSHVGSDFDSLASMIAAGKLYPDGVPCFSGSAERNVRDFLKRHRDRWTVLTPRKIRMDEVTQLIVVDTRSVRRLGVLAPLAGRPEVDVHVYDHHPPCSDEIDASKKVIEPVGAAVTLILEEVLRRGIAPTPHEATLFALGIYEDTGGLIFGGTTKRDYEMMCRMREYGADFTLIPSAIEMGLSASERSMMDKLVENAWERYIAGARVVFTMAAVDTYIEGLSLFVHRLRDFFSADVVLSAVRMEGRTYVVGRSKQNVLDVSSLLKPLGGGGHPQAASATVSDRSPQRILLSLENKVEELITPVMTVSGIMTSPVMAVDEDSSVNDAYRIMLRYGHSALPVTRRGDLIGLITRKDLDKAQLHGYGEAMVGEFMTEGVITVSSQASIEEAHRSMVTHNIGRLPVVRNGDLIGIVTRTDLLRALYPASMPMEERQIAPDYPWTEPMERLLDKGLSCSDRELLKTMGRRAHDMGMAAYVVGGVVRDLLLDRPVTDLDVVVEGDATGFIKSWERDGADVSLHGRFKTGTIAFPDGRKVDVATARREFYEFPTAQPTVSSDSLKHDLYRRDFTVNAMALSIGGETWGTLIDYFGGRRDILSRKLRTLHNLSFVEDPTRIFRGVRLEQRLGFDLDDNALRTMKNCVRGGLFGGLSGFRLRSELEISLKEPRPWPIVKRMAELGLWEPLFPGIHLGNRVARTLRRLSVARGRMAKELIPLGDDLWIAPLAALLQEGPDDLWPRVADRLNLGARERSLLRMSVDGLGGAEEAIGGRSSRRNSEIVTFLRDVSPVVALYWALSTARWRFRRRILLYLTRLIKVKPMLSGSDILAMGYSEGPHVGKILDSLLLARLDGTVDTRDDEIAWVTRNFKREVEMEGR from the coding sequence TTGAAGGTTATCACCAGTCACGTCGGCAGCGACTTCGACTCACTCGCCAGCATGATCGCCGCCGGGAAACTATATCCCGACGGCGTTCCGTGTTTTTCCGGATCGGCTGAACGAAACGTCAGGGATTTTCTGAAAAGACATCGCGACCGGTGGACCGTCCTGACCCCAAGAAAAATCAGAATGGACGAGGTAACCCAGCTGATAGTCGTCGACACCAGGTCCGTTCGGAGACTGGGCGTCCTCGCCCCTCTGGCGGGACGTCCGGAAGTGGACGTCCACGTATACGATCATCATCCGCCCTGTTCCGACGAGATAGACGCATCCAAAAAGGTAATAGAGCCTGTGGGGGCGGCGGTCACCCTCATACTCGAGGAGGTGCTCCGCAGGGGGATAGCTCCGACTCCCCACGAGGCCACCCTTTTCGCCCTTGGCATATACGAGGACACCGGGGGCCTCATATTCGGCGGAACCACCAAACGGGACTACGAGATGATGTGTCGCATGAGGGAATACGGCGCGGATTTCACCCTCATCCCCTCCGCTATAGAGATGGGGCTTTCCGCCTCGGAGCGCAGCATGATGGATAAGTTGGTGGAGAACGCCTGGGAGAGGTATATCGCCGGTGCTAGAGTTGTCTTCACCATGGCGGCGGTCGACACCTACATCGAGGGACTGTCCCTGTTCGTCCATCGTCTTCGCGATTTTTTCAGCGCCGACGTAGTCCTGTCCGCCGTGAGGATGGAGGGGCGCACCTACGTTGTCGGCAGAAGCAAACAGAACGTTCTCGACGTGTCATCTCTGCTTAAACCTCTGGGCGGAGGAGGCCATCCCCAGGCTGCGTCCGCTACGGTAAGCGACAGGAGCCCTCAGAGGATTCTCCTGTCTCTCGAAAACAAGGTCGAGGAGCTTATAACCCCGGTTATGACCGTGTCGGGGATAATGACCAGCCCCGTCATGGCGGTGGACGAGGACAGCTCTGTAAACGACGCCTACAGGATAATGCTTCGCTACGGTCACTCCGCTCTTCCCGTTACCAGGCGTGGAGATCTGATAGGTCTTATAACCAGAAAGGACCTGGACAAGGCTCAGCTACACGGATACGGAGAGGCCATGGTGGGGGAGTTCATGACGGAAGGGGTCATAACCGTCTCCTCTCAGGCCTCCATAGAGGAAGCCCATCGATCCATGGTAACCCACAACATCGGCAGACTGCCGGTGGTGCGTAACGGAGATCTGATAGGAATAGTCACCAGAACCGACCTTTTGAGGGCTCTCTACCCCGCATCTATGCCCATGGAGGAAAGGCAGATAGCCCCGGATTACCCTTGGACCGAGCCTATGGAACGTCTGTTGGACAAGGGGCTTTCCTGCTCCGACAGAGAACTGCTTAAAACGATGGGGCGCAGGGCCCACGATATGGGAATGGCCGCCTATGTCGTAGGAGGTGTCGTGAGAGATCTACTGCTCGATCGACCCGTCACGGATCTTGACGTTGTGGTGGAGGGCGACGCCACCGGCTTCATAAAATCCTGGGAGAGAGACGGTGCCGACGTATCGCTTCACGGTCGCTTCAAAACCGGCACGATCGCCTTTCCGGACGGAAGAAAGGTGGACGTCGCCACTGCCAGGAGGGAGTTTTACGAATTCCCCACGGCTCAGCCGACCGTCTCCAGCGACTCACTGAAACACGATCTCTACAGGAGGGATTTTACAGTCAACGCCATGGCTCTCTCCATCGGAGGGGAGACTTGGGGAACCCTGATAGACTACTTTGGCGGAAGGCGAGATATCCTGTCTCGTAAGCTGAGAACCCTGCACAACCTCAGCTTTGTTGAGGACCCGACCAGAATCTTTAGAGGAGTCAGGCTCGAGCAGAGGCTCGGTTTCGACCTGGACGATAACGCTCTCAGAACGATGAAAAACTGCGTGAGAGGCGGCTTGTTTGGCGGGCTCTCCGGGTTTCGTTTGAGATCGGAGCTGGAGATATCATTGAAGGAGCCCAGACCCTGGCCCATAGTCAAGAGAATGGCCGAACTGGGACTCTGGGAGCCCCTCTTTCCAGGAATACACCTGGGCAACAGGGTAGCCAGAACTCTGCGTCGTCTCTCCGTAGCGAGAGGTAGAATGGCCAAGGAGTTGATCCCCCTGGGAGACGACCTATGGATAGCCCCTCTGGCCGCCTTGCTCCAAGAGGGGCCGGACGACCTGTGGCCCAGGGTTGCCGATAGATTGAACCTGGGTGCCAGGGAGAGATCTCTTCTTCGGATGAGCGTTGACGGATTGGGAGGGGCGGAGGAAGCCATAGGAGGCCGGTCTTCCAGAAGAAACTCGGAGATAGTGACCTTTCTGAGGGACGTCTCTCCGGTGGTAGCCCTCTATTGGGCTC